The window CCCGGGGGGGACGATAGGATATACATTTTTCTCCTCGGTAATATCAAATTCCATTACGACAAGGCCGTCCGTGTGCAGCGCAAGCTCGATAATCTGCTCCGCTTCAGCAAGCGTACTTGCCCGGAACCCGTTGGCGCCAAAGGACTTGGCCAGGGCGACAAAATCCGGCGAGCTGATCCTCACCGAGGAATACCGCCGGCCCAGGAACAGCTGCTGCCACTGTCTTACCATACCCAGATACCCGTTCTTAAATATTGCGACCTTAACATTGAGCCCATGATCCACAGCCGTCATGATCTCCTGCATATTCATCTGGAAGCTGCCGTCACCCGTGATACAAATGACATGGCGGTCAGGAAAAGCAACGGCAGCGCCGATCGCAGCAGGCAAACCGTATCCCATGGTGCCAAGCCCCCCGGAGGTCAGAAAGGACCGGGCTTCCGAGAATTCATAATGCGTTGCGGTCCAAATCTGATGCTGGCCGACATCCGTAGCTATAATGGCATCGCCTGCTGTAGCCTTTTGAAGGCACCGGATAACTTCCTGGGGGGTCAGCTTAACCTCCAGTTCCCGTCTTGATTTTGCAGAGCGGCGGGTCCAGGTTCCGATCTGCTGTTCCCAAGCGGAGTGATCCGCTGCTGTATGTACGTTTTCCAGGAGTCCTGCGAGCAGTTCAGCGCATGAGCCTGTGATCGCTAAGTCTATGGGGATGTTCTTGTTCAGTTCCGATGTATCCAGATCCACCTGGATTTTATAAGATCCCGGAGAGAATGCTTTGCGGTTGCCGGTCACACGGTCACTGAAACGGACGCCGAGACAGAGCACAACATCAGCATTCTGCAGCGCACGGTTGGCAGCCACTGTTCCATGCATTCCCACCATGCCTAGATGAAGATGATGTCCGGACGGGAGCGCCCCCAGCCCCATGAGTGTACTGGCAACGGGAAGGTTAAAGCGCCCGGAGAACTCTTTTAATAGCGCTGGTGTACCATCTGTCATACAGCCTCCGCCAATCAGAATAAGCGGCCGCTGCGCCAAGCTCAGCCGCTCTGCCGCCACCTGAATATCCGCCGGATCAATGGCATGATCGGGCTGGTATCCCCGGATGAATGGCGGCGAACTCTGCATAGCAGTCTGGTTCTCCGCTGTGAACTC of the Paenibacillus pedocola genome contains:
- the ilvB gene encoding biosynthetic-type acetolactate synthase large subunit — translated: MNGAQLLIEMLIGKNIEILFGYPGGAVLPLYDALYDCDRIQHVLVRHEQAAVHAADGYARATGRPGVALVTSGPGATNAVTGIATAFMDSVPLIVLTGQVSTDLIGLDSFQEVDIYGMTMPVTKHNYIVRDIADLPRIVNEAFHVATTGRPGPVLIDLPKNVMNAEFTAENQTAMQSSPPFIRGYQPDHAIDPADIQVAAERLSLAQRPLILIGGGCMTDGTPALLKEFSGRFNLPVASTLMGLGALPSGHHLHLGMVGMHGTVAANRALQNADVVLCLGVRFSDRVTGNRKAFSPGSYKIQVDLDTSELNKNIPIDLAITGSCAELLAGLLENVHTAADHSAWEQQIGTWTRRSAKSRRELEVKLTPQEVIRCLQKATAGDAIIATDVGQHQIWTATHYEFSEARSFLTSGGLGTMGYGLPAAIGAAVAFPDRHVICITGDGSFQMNMQEIMTAVDHGLNVKVAIFKNGYLGMVRQWQQLFLGRRYSSVRISSPDFVALAKSFGANGFRASTLAEAEQIIELALHTDGLVVMEFDITEEKNVYPIVPPGASNQDMIVE